In the genome of Phycisphaerales bacterium, one region contains:
- a CDS encoding archease, whose product MADGFELFDHTADLGVRVWAATPAGLLRPALAGLYAALGEVVPGEQGPRVELSYGGGEAALLLRDFLADALLRLETEACVLTDVEVVQFDGADLRVSVVQRPLDRELSVLLREVKAVTYHELELWIAPAQCEFRYIVDI is encoded by the coding sequence ATGGCGGACGGCTTCGAACTTTTTGACCACACAGCCGATCTTGGTGTGCGCGTCTGGGCGGCGACCCCGGCGGGGTTGTTGCGGCCGGCCCTGGCGGGGTTGTACGCGGCATTGGGTGAGGTGGTGCCGGGGGAGCAGGGGCCACGGGTCGAGTTGAGCTATGGTGGCGGGGAGGCGGCACTGCTGCTGCGGGACTTCCTCGCGGATGCGCTGCTACGCTTGGAAACCGAGGCGTGCGTGCTGACGGATGTTGAGGTTGTACAGTTCGACGGGGCGGACTTGCGGGTTTCCGTTGTGCAGCGGCCGCTCGATCGTGAGCTTAGCGTGCTGCTGCGGGAGGTGAAGGCCGTGACGTACCACGAACTGGAGCTATGGATCGCGCCCGCGCAGTGCGAGTTTCGTTATATTGTGGACATCTGA
- a CDS encoding endonuclease domain-containing protein, which translates to MARSYRIDPELTARARCLRRAAPFPERLLWNRLRAKQVGGLKFRRQHPIGRYIADFYCAAAGLVIELDGMSHDDREEYDAERTRFIESQGLRVVRFTDDDVIQNVEGVVSRIACECGLET; encoded by the coding sequence ATGGCCCGATCCTATCGAATCGACCCGGAACTTACAGCACGTGCCCGATGTCTTCGACGCGCAGCACCGTTTCCGGAGCGCCTGTTATGGAACCGCCTGCGCGCCAAACAAGTCGGAGGGTTGAAGTTCCGCCGACAGCATCCGATCGGCCGGTATATTGCAGACTTTTACTGCGCCGCCGCTGGGCTCGTGATTGAATTGGACGGAATGAGTCACGATGATCGTGAAGAGTACGACGCGGAGCGGACGCGCTTTATTGAGTCGCAGGGCCTGCGCGTCGTTCGATTCACTGACGATGACGTCATTCAGAACGTGGAGGGAGTCGTCTCTCGCATTGCCTGCGAGTGCGGGCTCGAGACCTAG